The following coding sequences are from one Nilaparvata lugens isolate BPH chromosome 4, ASM1435652v1, whole genome shotgun sequence window:
- the LOC111058017 gene encoding DNA repair protein RAD51 homolog 1, with protein MAAMTASLSSSRVVAAAEEELDESGPQLIKKLESQGITTADLKKLVEAGYHTVEAVAFAPKKDLITIKGISEAKADKILTEAVKLVPMGFTTATEFHQKRSEIIQLTTGSKELDRLLAGGIETGSITEIFGEFRTGKTQICHTLAVTCQLPIEQGGGEGKCLYIDTEGTFRPERLLAVAERYKLTGSDVLDNVAYARAYNSDHQTNLLLTASAMMAESRYALLIVDSAMALYRTDYSGRGELSARQIHLARFLRMLLRLADEFGVAVVITNQVVAQVDGAAMFAADPKKPIGGNIMAHSSTTRLYLRKGRGETRICKIYDSPCLPESEAMFSINADGVGDPKE; from the exons ATGGCTGCGATGACAGCGTCATTATCTTCCAGTCGAGTTGTGGCCGCTGCAGAGGAAGAGCTTGATGAAAGTGGACCACAACTGATCAAGAAGTTGGAG AGCCAAGGAATCACCACAGCTGACTTGAAAAAACTTGTGGAGGCTGGATACCACACAGTCGAAGCCGTAGCGTTTGCTCCCAAAAAAGACCTCATCACTATTAAAGGCATCAGTGAAGCTAAAGCTGATAAGATACTG ACTGAAGCTGTAAAATTGGTTCCGATGGGCTTCACTACAGCGACAGAATTCCATCAGAAGAGATCGGAAATAATCCAACTGACTACTGGATCGAAAGAACTGGACCGACTACTGGCCGGTGGAATAGAAACAGGATCGATAACAGAAATATTTGGTGAATTTCGCACCGGCAAAACTCAAATCTGTCACACACTAGCTGTCACTTGTCAG TTGCCGATAGAGCAGGGCGGTGGCGAGGGTAAGTGCCTCTACATCGATACAGAAGGCACGTTCAGACCTGAGCGGCTGTTGGCTGTTGCCGAGCGCTACAAACTGACCGGCAGTGATGTGCTCGACAACGTTGCTTATGCGCGCGCATACAACTCTGATCATCAGACCAATCTGCTGCTCACTGCGTCCGCTATGATGGCTGAATCCAG atACGCTTTGCTGATAGTGGATAGTGCGATGGCTCTGTACAGAACCGACTACTCTGGCCGAGGGGAGCTCAGTGCCCGACAAATTCATCTCGCAAGATTTTTGCGAATGCTCTTGAGGCTTGCTGATGAG tTTGGCGTTGCTGTTGTGATAACCAACCAAGTTGTGGCCCAAGTTGACGGGGCTGCCATGTTTGCAGCCGACCCAAAAAAGCCTATTGGTGGAAATATCATGGCGCATTCTTCAACAACCAG ACTTTATCTTCgaaaaggaagaggagagaCAAGAATCTGCAAAATATACGATTCGCCATGTTTGCCAGAATCAGAAGCCATGTTTTCAATCAATG